A single region of the Sorghum bicolor cultivar BTx623 chromosome 7, Sorghum_bicolor_NCBIv3, whole genome shotgun sequence genome encodes:
- the LOC8085037 gene encoding polyamine oxidase, with protein sequence MLREYYTRTNTHTSTYTSHYIYVWVTLCAYIVRSASIYRGQCIHFKLLYRERSTSVREMSSSTSSALVVVVAAVLLALTLAQHGSLAATVGPRVIVVGAGMSGISAAKRLSDAGITDLLILEATDHIGGRMHKKNFAGINVEVGANWVEGVNSNRGKMNPIWPIVNSTLKLRNFRSDFDYLAQNVYKEDGGLYDEDYVQKRIDRADSVEELGEKLSGTLHASGRDDMSILAMQRLYDHQPNGPATPVDMVVDYYKYDYEFAEPPRVTSLQNVVPLPTFSDFGDDVYFVADQRGYEAVVYYLAGQFLKTDRSGKIVDPRLQLNKVVREINYSPGGVTVKTEDNSVYRADYVMVSASLGVLQSALIQFKPQLPAWKVTAIYQFDMAVYTKIFLKFPKKFWPEGKGREFFLYASSRRGYYGVWQEFEKQYPGANVLLVTVTDEESRRIEQQSDNQTKAEIMQVLRKMFPGKDVPDATDILVPRWWSDRFYKGTFSNWPIGVNRYEYDQLRAPVGRVYFTGEHTSEHYNGYVHGAYLSGIDSAEILINCAQKKMCKYHVQGKYD encoded by the exons ATGTTACGTGAATACTACACACGCACAAACACACACACTAGTACGTATACATCACACTACATATATGTGTGGGTGACTCTGTGTGCATATATAGTGCGAAGTGCGTCGATATATAGGGGGCAATGCATTCACTTCAAACTGCTGTATAGAGAGCGATCGACATCAGTTAGAGAGATGAGTTCCTCCACGTCCAGCGCTctcgtagtagtagtagcagcagtacTCCTAGCACTGACCTTAGCACAGCATGGCTCCCTCGCCGCAACCGTCGGCCCTAGGGTCATCGTCGTCGGCGCCGGCATGTCTg GGATCTCGGCGGCGAAGAGGCTGTCGGACGCCGGGATAACCGACCTGCTCATCCTGGAAGCGACGGACCACATCGGCGGCCGGATGCACAAGAAGAACTTCGCCGGCATCAACGTCGAGGTTGGAGCCAACTGGGTGGAGGGAGTGAATTCGAACCGCGGCAAGATGAACCCGATCTGGCCCATCGTCAACTCCACGCTCAAGCTCCGGAACTTCCGCTCCGACTTTGATTACCTCGCCCAAAACGTCTACAAGGAGGA TGGTGGCCTCTACGATGAAGATTATGTTCAGAAGAGAATTGACCGAGCCGATAGCGTGGAAGAGCTCGGGGAGAAGCTGTCTGGCACTTTGCACGCCAGTGGCAGGGACGACATGTCTATCCTTGCAATGCAGCGCCTCTACGATCA CCAGCCGAACGGGCCGGCGACGCCGGTGGACATGGTGGTGGACTACTACAAGTACGACTACGAGTTCGCGGAGCCGCCGCGGGTGACCAGCCTGCAGAACGTCGTCCCTCTGCCGACCTTCAGCGACTTCGGCGACGACGTCTACTTCGTCGCCGACCAGCGTGGTTACGAGGCCGTCGTGTACTACCTCGCCGGCCAGTTCCTCAAGACCGACAGGTCTGGGAAAATCGTCGATCCACGGCTCCAGCTCAACaag gTGGTGCGAGAAATCAACTATTCTCCGGGTGGCGTCACCGTGAAGACGGAGGACAACTCGGTGTACAGGGCAGACTATGTTATGGTTTCTGCAAGCCTGGGTGTCCTGCAATCCGCTCTCATTCAGTTCAAGCCGCAGCTACCT GCATGGAAGGTTACGGCGATCTACCAATTCGACATGGCCGTGTACACAAAGATATTCCTCAAGTTCCCCAAGAAGTTCTGGCCTGAAGGGAAAGGGAGAGAGTTCTTCCTCTACGCGAGCAGCAGGAGAGGTTACTATGGTGTCTGGCAG GAGTTTGAGAAGCAGTATCCTGGTGCCAACGTCCTCCTCGTTACCGTGACCGACGAGGAGTCGAGGCGTATTGAGCAGCAGTCGGACAACCAGACCAAGGCAGAGATCATGCAAGTGCTGAGGAAGATGTTCCCCGGCAAGGACGTCCCGGATGCCACCGACATCCTTGTCCCGAGATGGTGGTCTGACAGGTTCTACAAAGGCACATTCTCCAATTGGCCAATTGGTGTCAACCGCTACGAATACGACCAGCTTAGG GCACCGGTTGGCAGGGTATACTTCACCGGTGAGCACACCAGCGAGCACTACAATGGCTATGTCCATGGCGCTTATCTTTCAG GTATCGACTCTGCTGAAATTCTCATCAACTGCGCCCAGAAAAAGATGTGCAAGTACCATGTCCAGGGCAAGTATGACTAG